A genomic region of Amphiura filiformis chromosome 6, Afil_fr2py, whole genome shotgun sequence contains the following coding sequences:
- the LOC140155696 gene encoding replication factor C subunit 4-like, producing MQAFLKGGSGKTKDKSGPSGDAAKKIEKLVPWVEKYRPRSVDEVAYQEEVVSVLRKSIEGADLPNMLFYGPPGTGKTSTILAAARELYGSDLFRSRVLELNASDERGIQVVRDKVKGFSQQAAGGKRSDGRPCPPYKIVILDEADSMTKDAQAALRRTMEKQTKTTRFCLICNYVSRIIEPLTSRCAKFRFKPLANDVQEQRVRLVMGKENVKCDDEAVQAIIKTSEGDLRKAITTLQSAHRLKGEEGIQVKDIYEIAGVIPDDYVATILKTCSSNSYEQLEVAVKDLLREGYSAMQVISQVNDIIVEKPELNDKQKSLICERLAIADKRLCDGADEYLQIMDLFTIVMTQFCSS from the exons ATGCAAGCTTTTCTAAAAGGAGGCAGTGGAAAAACCAAAGACAAATCAGGACCCTCAGGAGATGcagccaaaaaaattgaaaaacttgTACCATGGGTGGAAAAATA CCGCCCGAGGTCAGTAGATGAAGTAGCATACCAGGAGGAAGTAGTTTCTGTTCTTAGGAAATCAATAGAGGGAGCAGAT TTACCAAACATGCTGTTTTATGGCCCACCAGGAACTGGCAAAACATCCACTATCTTGGCTGCAGCTAGAGAACTCTATGG GTCTGATCTGTTTCGTTCTCGAGTACTGGAGTTGAATGCATCAGATGAGCGTGGTATCCAGGTGGTAAGAGACAAAGTGAAGGGCTTCTCTCAGCAAGCAGCAGGAGGAAAGAGATCAGA TGGACGACCATGTCCGCCATATAAAATAGTGATATTGGATGAGGCAGATTCAATGACAAAAGATGCCCAG GCTGCCCTGAGACGCACAATGGAGAAACAGACAAAAACAACACGGTTCTGTCTGATATGTAACTATGTCAGCCGAATAATTGAACCTTTAACTTCTCGTTGCGCAAAATTCCGATTCAAGCCACTCGCAAATGATGTGCAGGAGCAGAGAGTGCGGCTGGTAATGGGGAAAGAAAACGTAAAATGCGATGATGAG GCAGTACAGGCTATCATCAAGACATCAGAAGGTGACCTGCGTAAGGCTATTACAACATTACAAAGTGCACACAGACTCAAAGGTGAAGAAGGAATCCAAGTCAAGGATATATATGAAATAGCAGGG GTAATACCAGATGACTACGTGGctaccattttgaaaacttgttccAGTAATTCTTATGAACAACTTGAGGTTGCTGTTAAGGATTTGTTGAGAGAAGGGTATTCAGCCATGCAGGTGATATCACAA GTCAATGACATCATTGTAGAGAAACCAGAGCTGAACGACAAACAGAAATCCTTGATTTGTGAGCGGCTTGCTATTGCTGACAAGAGGTTATGTGATGGAGCTGATGAATATCTGCAGATAATGGATCTGTTTACTATTGTTATGACACAGTTTTGTTCTTCATAA
- the LOC140155695 gene encoding carbohydrate sulfotransferase 1-like: MRFHFKFFACTLIVAACLWFAYWESNLSNKLSPKGPKQVIYKDRALFASDDDNADALNVHQNQFNSSLLNTRNESQSGLHVMILARMRTGSTLIGEIFNQNQDLFYLFEPLHTIDCYVRRGFMEEEERIFRSKYLLKNLNQCHFTESYLECIMAWGLGVYKSKVLYDMCAPRGKHCSGITVNEIAQECKTYNNRFAMKFIRADLEIIKPLVTEKGMNVKVIHLIRDPRGTANSRKKYYNDMLNSRRPQRLDRTVDRSMKALGLLDREPHVPYKVNTIESLCQWMRDTVGIATDRPEWLKGRYKMVRYEDMASDPLRIARDIYSFVGLDLPDNIVQWVKENTDVDNSDPSEKLLAARGGGVFSTHKNSTKTASSWRKYLGLDEVKEVQRICGDMMSLLGYPVIEQEKDLKNEDFHVTKPLKIGADITIT; encoded by the coding sequence ATGCGTTTCCACTTCAAATTTTTCGCATGCACTTTAATAGTGGCAGCCTGTTTATGGTTTGCATATTGGGAATCAAATTTGTCCAACAAGTTATCTCCAAAAGGACCCAAACAGGTGATTTACAAGGACCGTGCTTTGTTTGCTTCAGATGATGATAATGCTGATGCGCTAAATGTGCACCAAAATCAATTCAACTCCAGCTTATTGAACACAAGAAATGAATCACAGAGTGGGCTACATGTGATGATATTAGCTCGAATGCGAACAGGTTCCACGCTAATTGGTGAGATATTTAACCAAAATCAAGATTTGTTCTACTTATTTGAGCCACTTCATACTATCGACTGCTACGTTAGAAGAGGTTTCATGGAGGAGGAGGAACGGATATTTAGatcaaaatatttattgaaaaattTAAATCAGTGTCATTTTACCGAAAGTTATTTGGAGTGCATTATGGCTTGGGGTCTCGGAGTATACAAGAGCAAGGTACTTTACGACATGTGTGCTCCACGTGGTAAACATTGCTCTGGAATAACTGTTAATGAGATTGCCCAAGAATGCAAAACATACAACAACCGTTTTGCGATGAAATTCATCCGAGCAGACTTGGAAATAATTAAACCATTAGTGACTGAAAAAGGTATGAATGTCAAAGTGATTCATCTAATAAGAGACCCCCGAGGAACTGCCAACTCGCGAAAGAAATATTACAATGACATGTTAAACTCCAGAAGACCTCAACGGCTTGATAGAACTGTTGATAGATCTATGAAAGCACTAGGATTACTAGATCGTGAGCCACATGTTCCCTATAAAGTAAATACTATTGAAAGTTTATGTCAATGGATGCGCGATACTGTAGGCATAGCAACCGACAGGCCAGAATGGTTGAAAGGTCGCTATAAAATGGTGCGATACGAAGACATGGCATCGGATCCACTTCGAATTGCTCGGGATATATATTCTTTTGTTGGACTTGATCTACCAGATAATATTGTGCAGTGGGTAAAAGAGAACACAGATGTAGATAATAGTGATCCATCAGAAAAGCTACTTGCAGCGCGAGGAGGCGGTGTTTTTAGTACGCATAAGAACTCGACTAAGACAGCGAGCAGTTGGCGCAAATATCTAGGCTTAGATGAAGTAAAAGAGGTGCAGAGAATATGTGGGGATATGATGTCGTTACTTGGCTATCCAGTAATTGAACAGGAAAAGGATTTAAAAAATGAGGATTTTCATGTTACAAAACCGTTAAAGATTGGTGCTGATATTACTATAACATAA